CGCCCTCGGGTTCCTGCTGCGCCGCACGTCCTTCCCGGTGGACATCGTCCATGGCGAGGAGGCCGTCCCGGAAGCCGACGACTGGGGCTACGGTCCGCCCCGTTACCTCACCCCCGAGCAGGTGCGAGGCGCCGCGGAGGCGCTGGCGGGGATATCCGCGGAGAGCCTGACGGCCGGTGTCGGCCCGGCGGACCTCGCCGCGGCGGAGGTGTATCCGGTGATCGTCTGGGAGCGGGGCGAGCCACTGGACTATGTCAGCGCGCACTACGAGCTGTTGCGGCCCTTCTTCCGCGCGGCGGCGGACGAGGGGGACGGCATGCTCATGTGGCTCGGATAGCGGCGGACGGTCCGGGCGGATCCGCGGGAAAAGCCCGTCGCGACCGTCCTCACACCCCGTCATGACTGCTACCTTCACCGCATGTTGCAGCGGATGTCCGGAGTTTTCATCGGCGCATTCTTCGGGACGGTCTTCGTGGTCGCCAACGCCCACGACCCGCTGAATCCGGCGATCGGTATCGCCCTCCGGGTGCTCGCGGTGCTCACCTTCGCCGGGCTGCTCACGCTCGCGCTGCTGGCGGGGCGCCGCGGCCGGCCCGCGCCGGACGATGCCGAGGCACCTCAGGCGGACTGGTTCCGGGGGAAGTTCGCGTTCGTCGTGGGGGCCGAGGCGGTGCTGCTGATCGGCGGCAATCTCGCGCTGCGGGCGGCGGGCGCTCCCGAGCAGACCGCCGTGGCCTGGATCGCGCTGATCGTCGGTCTGCACTTCGTCGCGCTGATGGCGGTCTGGAAGCGGCGCAGCATCGCCGTCCCCGGCGCCACGCTGACCGCGCTCGGCGCGACCGGTCTGGGCATGGCGGCCACCTCCGCCGTGGCCTGGGTGCCGTTCGTCAGCGGAGTGCTCTCCGGTGTGGCGCTCCTGGGCGGCTGCGCCTACGCGATCACCCACACCTACCGGTCGACGGCGCGGCCGTAGCTCCTGCCGTCCGGACCGGCCGAGCCACGGGACGCCCGGCTTCCTCATGCTGCTGTCAAGCCGCCGGAATACGGCTCATTCGCCCAGGTGAGTACGGAGCCGCGTGCTCACCCGGCGTCGTTGTCTCCGGCCATGTCGTACTCGTCGACGTCGAGCGCGGCGCCGGTGGCACCGAGGAAGTCCAGGACCCTGCGGTCCAGATGCCAGCCGAGGAGGTTGGGGACATCGGCGGTGCCGGGCCGGGCGCGGTCGGTGTCGTTGAAGCGGCGCACCACTTGAAGCACTGCTCCGCCGCCGGTGCCGGCCAGATGCCGGGTGAGATCGGCGATGCGGTCCGTGTGGGCCTGGAGCCTGTCGAGAATGCGGGTGATCTGCTCGTCGACGCGCAGGCCCGGTTCCCGGCAGACGACCATCCACGAGTGATCGACCGGAACCGTCACCGGCTCGGTGAACCGGCTGCCGCGAACGGTTACCTCGTCAGGACTGATGCCCAGCTGGGAGGTCATGTCGTCCGCCGAGGTGTGCCGGC
This genomic stretch from Streptomyces nigrescens harbors:
- a CDS encoding YfbM family protein, whose product is MIGEYARVTPAELDRALGDPEWALKLVSGRMEAEAAQCPEPAPARCLDIDKAWDALGFLLRRTSFPVDIVHGEEAVPEADDWGYGPPRYLTPEQVRGAAEALAGISAESLTAGVGPADLAAAEVYPVIVWERGEPLDYVSAHYELLRPFFRAAADEGDGMLMWLG
- a CDS encoding DUF4279 domain-containing protein, with protein sequence MALDQYAYFALFSRHTSADDMTSQLGISPDEVTVRGSRFTEPVTVPVDHSWMVVCREPGLRVDEQITRILDRLQAHTDRIADLTRHLAGTGGGAVLQVVRRFNDTDRARPGTADVPNLLGWHLDRRVLDFLGATGAALDVDEYDMAGDNDAG